GCTAAGCCACGTCCTTGAGTCTCTGGAAGTGTTGACGCCGCCCGTGTGGGACATGGAGATTGCTGCTATGGCCGTAGCGGCGGAAGAAGTAGTGCCCGAGGCCGTGGTGCCCGCTGCTCCACCAGTTGCAGCGAGGAAGAACTCTGCTGAGCGGGCAGTTGGTGCTGGCGGCGATAAACGCAATAAGAAGGCGGCTGAGAAGTGGACGGAAGATGAGCACAGGTATGTGcatcgtcttcttcttcttgcctcaaTAACTTCGTTACCAAGCTATAGGATTGATTTTCATGTATggcatcaaaattcaaaatagaGAGTGGAAAGATATATGTAGTAGTAGTTATTTTCATGTATGGCATCAACGATGCTAACAAACGCCTATATGTTGTTCACTGAATATTTGATCTTTGATCTGGTAAATGCTTGTAGACTTTTCTTAGCGGGCCTGCCCTTCTATAGAGGCAATTGGAATGCGATGTCGAGGGAGTACCTGACGAGCAGGACCGCGAGCCAGATCGCCAGCCATTACCAGAAGTACCGGAACAGGGAGAAACAGAGGGAACACGACAACTGCAAGAGAGCGAGCATACACGACATCACGGAACCTGGGATCGCCGCCGCCTTTGCAGTTTCAGGTGGCAAGGCAGCTGCATGGAAAGGTGAGCTTCCTAGATCTGAAGCTAGCGCTCGGGGTCAAGAAAATGAACCATGGGAGCCAATTGAGAGCGGTGAAGATGGACTTAGTCCAGTTGAAGAGTTTCCTGGTGAAGATGACCCGGGAACTCTGCTTACGTAGGAGAGCAAAAGGTATTGTAGTACACATTTAGGTGGTGGAGGCCAAGCCGGTATGGACTTATGGTATATAGGTTGGCGATTTTGTGGCTGCATGCATGATGGAACCAGCACATGCATATATGATGTTTTCAAGGATCTTTATTAGGATACATATAGTGCTTTATTTTTGAAGTTTTAGAAGCAACTATGGTTTAATTTAGTAAAAATCTAGAGATTTTACACTACAAGAAACATGTTAATCTATGACGAATTCTTCATGACTGATTCAGTTCAGGCAAAAGTGGAGCAAGGGATGcagtttattttttttggcCCTGAATTTGACTCCACGCTTCATTTTCATCTTTGTGCCGCGATTTAAGTTGTGCTCCTCTATGGATTACATGAGTCCATGGTATGTTTCTTATCTGGATGAATTGGATCAAATGATTAAGAAGCTAATAAAATTCAAGCTATTCTGATTACTTACtactggataactagtgatcaATTTGGGGCGATGGTTTTGTCCAAGTCATATTAAGTTGAGGAAACAAGATGGGTTGCATCGTTTTGTGCAGAAGTGAACAATCATTTTTACAAACAAATTCTATTGCAGAGATAAGTGCTGTCACAAATAAGGTACTGGGGGGAACTTATCATAAATTAAGTCTCACTAATTTTCgtaatttttctatttttgatATGAAACTAGAATAACAAAATTTTAAAGATGTTATTTAACATTGTTCTAAAATCTgttaaatagaaaaaaaaaactaaacctGATGATCAAAATGAAAACATGGCAGGAAAAACACCTGAATTATTAGCAGGAGTGTCTTCTCTTGAAAAGAGGAACCAGCTCCAAGTTAGTATCGCACTACTTTTTCCCTCAGTTTTTGGCTACCTCTCAATTCTTGTGTCCATAATGTTGAAAGTTGCAGCACTGTCAACTATCTTGCCTAACATGTGGTTTTTTAGAAGCCTATCGCAGGTACCATGGAACTGAAGCTTGCCCCACATGTACTGTTCATAATAGCCGCTTTGtcttctgaatcacacaaggccACTTGCTCCACCGAGACAGATCGCCTGTCCTTGCTAGACTTCAAGAACAGCATCTCCTCGGATCCCCATGCAACCCTAGCCTCCTGGAATGACAGCATCCATTTCTGCAAGTGGGAAGGCATCTCCTGTGACAGTGCAAAGCATCCTCGCCGCGCCACCACCTTATACCTAGCTGGCCAAGGCTTGATTGGCCACATCTCACCCTCTCTCGGGAACCTGACATTCCTTGCAATGCTCAACTTGTCGCAAAATGGATTCTCCGGAGCACTACATCCTAGCTTGGGTCATCTGAACCAGCTCAAGTTCCTGGTCTTGGGGAACAACTCATTGCAAGGAAGAATTCCAAATGAACTCACCAACTGCACAAGCCTGAGGGCCGTGGACCTGTCCAGCAATCAACTGGTAGGAGAAATTCCGGTTGAAATTGCATCATTGTCAGAGCTTGCCAGTCTAGACCTGTCTCAGAACAACCTCACTGGAGGAATCCCATCTTCACTCGGAAACATCTCTACGTTGAGTGAGCTTATAACCACAGAGAATCAACTCGAGGGGAGGATACCCGAGAAACTGAAGTGGCTGCATCGGTTGACATTGTTAGCCCTTGGTAGAAACAAGCTTTCAGGCCCAATTCCACAGAGCATCTTCAATCTCTCTTCCCTGGAAATCATATCCCTGGAAAGCAATTACCTGAGCATGCCATACTTGCCAACTGATCTTGGCACCACTCTTCACAATTTGCAAAGGCTTTACCTGGACTACAACCAAATTGGTGGAGTGATCCCTCCTTCGTTGTCCAATGCTTCGCGCCTTGTGGACATCAATTTTTCGTCAAATTATTTCGTAGGTCATGTGCCGATAATTCTTGGAGTTCTAGGAAAACTCTCGTGGCTGAACCTTGAATTCAATCAGATCGATTGAAGCAAATGGCAAACAGAGCTGGATGTTCATGGATTCCTTGACAAACTGCAGCTCCCTGAATGTGCTAGCACTGTTTCAAAATCAGCTCAATGGACAGCTACCAAGTTCTGTGGGAAATCTGACATCCCAACTTCAGTACCTCCTCTTGGGTCAGAATGAACTCTCAGGTTCTGTTCCTTCTAGCATAGGGAACCTTCAAGGCCTTACTGGCCTGGGACTAGATTCCAACAATTTTGACGGCATGATAACAGAATGGATAGGAAAGTTCAGATACATGGAAAAACTATTCAATCTTGGAAGAAGCATCGCTACTGAAACAGACTGATGGAATCATCAGAACTTTGGAACAGAATCGACTGATGGAATCATCAGAATTTTGGAACAGAATCACCTGTCGGCGCTGAACCTGGCTTAAGGCTTCTCTCTCCGTCTTTGCTGGCGATCAGAcgcttctcttctcttctgcTACTGCTCCACGCGATGAGTTCTCGCGGCGGCGGAAAGACGACGCCCCGTGGCATCTCCCCTGCCGGACCtgtcgtcgccgtcggcctTCCACCCGGTGCCCGGCGCAAAGAGCGACATCAGCCTCGCTTCGGACGGTGCGGGGCGGTTGTCGTCGTAACAGGTGGAGGCAGGCGAAGGCGAGGAGCACAACGAAGAGGGGGAAGAAGACGGCCATGAAGACGGAGATGCTCAACACGTCCGCGAGCGACAGGTTGTCGCGCGGCTCCGGGGACTGCGCAGCGGCCATGGAGGCCGAGCCCGCGGTCATGGCTGTTGGAATCAGAGGCATTTTACAGTTCATTTTAATTCGAAATATGAAATCAGAGGTATTTTACGGTTCATTTTAATTCGAAATATAGAATAAAACATGACAGTTAAGATAGTATAAATAGGAATATGATTCATTGTATTTGCAATGAACATAAAGCATACAATAGGTATTGTGAAATATAAGAATCGAATGAGAAAGTTCAAAAGGAAATACCCAGAGGCGGGGCCAGTTCCAAAAGAACCGAATGCGCCGTTACCCGACATTGATAGTCGAGCCTGTTTGATGTAGCCGTTCGAGAGTTGACGCAATGTAGAGCTGAGGTAGTGCAGATGCGTCACCAGGAAGTAGTTGTAGACGAAAAGTGAGCAGACGCGCTTCCtaaaaacttgatcgcccttctactcctcgGGTGCAGAGTTTGGTGAAGAGCGCAGCTTTGGAGGTCTGCTCTTCCGGCAAAGTTCATGCACACGGATCGCCAGAACGGAGATGACAAAATCGCAACACAGCAGTGAACAAAAGCTCTAGTGTTAAGTGTTTTTCGCACACGAAAGAATGAGAGGCAGCCTCTCTCTTATAGGCAGCAGAAGACCTTTGGATGCCCGGGTTAATGCAGCAAATGAAAATGTCAAGTAACTTACTAGTCATCAATTGTGACAAAAAAACTGCAAAACCTGACCAAGCCCAGACATCACGTCACCGCGCCTCGGCACGGCACTTTGAATGCCCAGGTTAATGCAGCAAATGAAAATGTCAGTTGACAAAAAACTGCAAAATCTGACCAAGCCCATACATCACGTCGCCTCGGCATGGCTCAACGAGCGAGCGCGCGTGCGTGTGGCATCCTGCTATCCCTCTGTCA
This sequence is a window from Setaria italica strain Yugu1 chromosome III, Setaria_italica_v2.0, whole genome shotgun sequence. Protein-coding genes within it:
- the LOC101763897 gene encoding LRR receptor-like serine/threonine-protein kinase EFR isoform X1; this encodes MHHDGYAAAAAAPPPALAASPEPEQEPKWTRRDDKFLELLLFTRNTVSLRVASGIIGKTPAQIHQRCTFMFAELSHVLESLEVLTPPVWDMEIAAMAVAAEEVVPEAVVPAAPPVAARKNSAERAVGAGGDKRNKKAAEKWTEDEHRLFLAGLPFYRGNWNAMSREYLTSRTASQIASHYQKYRNREKQREHDNCKRASIHDITEPGIAAAFAVSGGKAAAWKGKTPELLAGVSSLEKRNQLQKPIAGTMELKLAPHVLFIIAALSSESHKATCSTETDRLSLLDFKNSISSDPHATLASWNDSIHFCKWEGISCDSAKHPRRATTLYLAGQGLIGHISPSLGNLTFLAMLNLSQNGFSGALHPSLGHLNQLKFLVLGNNSLQGRIPNELTNCTSLRAVDLSSNQLVGEIPVEIASLSELASLDLSQNNLTGGIPSSLGNISTLSELITTENQLEGRIPEKLKWLHRLTLLALGRNKLSGPIPQSIFNLSSLEIISLESNYLSMPYLPTDLGTTLHNLQRLYLDYNQIGGVIPPSLSNASRLVDINFSSNYFVGHVPIILGVLGKLSWLNLEFNQID
- the LOC101763897 gene encoding transcription factor SRM1-like isoform X3; its protein translation is MHHDGYAAAAAAPPPALAASPEPEQEPKWTRRDDKFLELLLFTRNTVSLRVASGIIGKTPAQIHQRCTFMFAELSHVLESLEVLTPPVWDMEIAAMAVAAEEVVPEAVVPAAPPVAARKNSAERAVGAGGDKRNKKAAEKWTEDEHRLFLAGLPFYRGNWNAMSREYLTSRTASQIASHYQKYRNREKQREHDNCKRASIHDITEPGIAAAFAVSGGKAAAWKEAYRRYHGTEACPTCTVHNSRFVF
- the LOC101763897 gene encoding LRR receptor-like serine/threonine-protein kinase EFR isoform X2, yielding MHHDGYAAAAAAPPPALAASPEPEQEPKWTRRDDKFLELLLFTRNTVSLRVASGIIVLTPPVWDMEIAAMAVAAEEVVPEAVVPAAPPVAARKNSAERAVGAGGDKRNKKAAEKWTEDEHRLFLAGLPFYRGNWNAMSREYLTSRTASQIASHYQKYRNREKQREHDNCKRASIHDITEPGIAAAFAVSGGKAAAWKGKTPELLAGVSSLEKRNQLQKPIAGTMELKLAPHVLFIIAALSSESHKATCSTETDRLSLLDFKNSISSDPHATLASWNDSIHFCKWEGISCDSAKHPRRATTLYLAGQGLIGHISPSLGNLTFLAMLNLSQNGFSGALHPSLGHLNQLKFLVLGNNSLQGRIPNELTNCTSLRAVDLSSNQLVGEIPVEIASLSELASLDLSQNNLTGGIPSSLGNISTLSELITTENQLEGRIPEKLKWLHRLTLLALGRNKLSGPIPQSIFNLSSLEIISLESNYLSMPYLPTDLGTTLHNLQRLYLDYNQIGGVIPPSLSNASRLVDINFSSNYFVGHVPIILGVLGKLSWLNLEFNQID